The Mucilaginibacter mallensis genome has a segment encoding these proteins:
- a CDS encoding TonB-dependent receptor — MARLFLFFCLSLTVISAFGQKNGTISGTIKDASTGETLIGATVRIKELSQSGTSTNSYGFYSISAPEGDYTLIYTYVGYQTISKQVSVHKTQVIDVKLAASNALTEVVISSNRPNNDQIVSPQMGVEKLNMSQINSVPVVLGEKDVLKTITLMPGVKAAGEGNTGFYVRGGSSDQNLILLDEAPVYNASHLFGFFSTFNSDAIKDVSIYKGGMPAEYGGRLSSVLDIKMYDGNTKDFTVQGGIGLIASRIKVEGPIDSGKGSFMVSARRTYIDVFTKLSKDSTVKGSSLYFYDLNAKANYHFDSNNAIFLSGYFGKDVLGLKNIFGTNWGNTTGTIRFNHIFSSKLFSNTSLIYSNYNYVIQSFQTNDSFEATSKITDLNFKEDFQYAASNSHRIKFGIDVIHHTIDPGNISSTSNTVNDINVEHRYGFENAAYVSDEWKVSDRLSILYGVRLSDFSLLGPGSFNTYDAAGNVITTKSYGSGQVVKNYFSPEPRLSASYQLDSVSSVKFSYNRNTQNIHVLTNSTSSSPTDLYVMSSNNIKPEIADQVSTGWFRNFDDNLFEFSAEVYYKWLQNQIDYKDGAQLIANQDVESQLVYGSGRAYGLELFLKKKYGRFNGWVGYTLSKTEDKFAAINNGSYFAAPQDRTHDLSVVGIYQLTKRWSLSGTFVYSTGQAVTYPTGKYEVGGLTTFSYSGRDGYREPATNRLDIGATFEGKKHKKFHSSWTFSIYNLYGSREPYSITFRDSKTVPNTTEAVETSIFATPIPSVTWNFKF, encoded by the coding sequence ATGGCCAGATTATTTTTATTTTTTTGTCTATCATTAACTGTAATATCCGCTTTCGGACAGAAAAATGGAACTATCAGCGGTACTATTAAAGATGCCTCAACAGGTGAAACCCTGATTGGTGCAACCGTGCGTATCAAAGAGCTTTCGCAAAGCGGAACCTCCACTAACAGCTATGGATTCTATTCCATTTCGGCGCCGGAGGGTGACTATACACTTATCTATACTTACGTTGGGTATCAAACAATCTCTAAACAGGTATCGGTGCACAAAACGCAGGTAATTGATGTTAAACTAGCCGCAAGTAACGCACTTACTGAGGTGGTGATTAGTTCCAACAGGCCAAATAATGATCAGATCGTTTCTCCTCAAATGGGGGTAGAAAAACTGAACATGTCGCAGATCAATAGCGTACCGGTTGTTTTGGGTGAAAAAGATGTGCTGAAGACCATTACCTTAATGCCGGGTGTAAAAGCTGCGGGAGAGGGGAATACCGGTTTCTACGTACGCGGCGGTTCTTCGGATCAAAACCTGATCCTGCTGGATGAGGCCCCGGTATATAACGCTTCGCACTTGTTTGGTTTCTTCTCCACATTCAATTCTGATGCCATCAAAGATGTGAGTATATATAAAGGTGGCATGCCTGCAGAATACGGCGGGCGCCTTTCATCGGTACTGGATATAAAAATGTACGATGGTAATACCAAGGATTTTACCGTGCAGGGCGGAATTGGTCTGATCGCCTCACGCATTAAGGTGGAAGGCCCGATCGACAGTGGAAAAGGGTCATTTATGGTTAGCGCGAGAAGAACGTATATCGACGTGTTTACCAAACTTTCAAAAGATTCAACAGTGAAGGGGAGTTCGCTTTATTTCTATGATCTGAATGCGAAAGCCAATTATCATTTCGATAGTAACAATGCTATTTTCCTATCGGGATATTTCGGCAAGGATGTGCTGGGCTTAAAAAACATTTTCGGCACCAATTGGGGTAATACAACCGGTACCATCAGGTTTAACCATATATTCAGTTCAAAGCTTTTTTCGAATACTTCACTTATTTACAGTAACTATAATTATGTGATCCAAAGCTTTCAGACGAACGACAGTTTCGAGGCTACATCTAAAATAACCGATCTCAACTTTAAAGAAGATTTTCAATACGCCGCCAGCAACAGTCACCGGATCAAATTTGGAATAGACGTCATCCACCATACCATTGACCCGGGCAATATATCATCAACTTCAAACACGGTTAACGACATAAATGTAGAGCACCGCTATGGATTTGAAAATGCCGCTTATGTTAGTGACGAGTGGAAAGTAAGTGATAGGTTAAGCATACTTTATGGTGTTAGGTTAAGCGATTTCTCGCTGCTGGGGCCGGGTTCATTTAATACTTATGATGCGGCAGGAAATGTGATTACGACCAAGTCTTACGGTTCAGGCCAGGTTGTAAAGAATTACTTTAGCCCGGAACCGCGATTGTCTGCAAGCTATCAGCTGGATAGCGTGAGTTCGGTCAAATTCTCTTACAATCGCAATACCCAGAATATTCACGTGCTCACCAACTCTACCAGCAGTTCGCCTACCGACCTGTATGTAATGAGTAGCAATAATATCAAACCGGAAATCGCGGACCAGGTTTCAACAGGTTGGTTCAGAAACTTTGATGATAACCTATTTGAATTCTCGGCGGAAGTTTATTACAAATGGCTGCAGAACCAGATTGACTATAAAGACGGCGCCCAATTGATTGCAAATCAGGATGTGGAATCACAATTGGTTTATGGCTCAGGCAGGGCTTATGGACTGGAGTTGTTCCTGAAGAAAAAATACGGAAGGTTTAACGGGTGGGTCGGTTATACGCTGTCAAAAACTGAAGACAAGTTTGCTGCCATCAACAATGGCAGCTATTTCGCGGCACCACAGGATCGCACACACGATCTTTCGGTAGTTGGTATTTACCAGCTTACCAAGCGCTGGTCACTTTCGGGCACATTTGTTTACAGTACCGGGCAAGCCGTCACTTATCCCACGGGTAAATATGAGGTTGGGGGGCTAACCACATTCTCTTATTCGGGCCGCGATGGGTACCGCGAGCCGGCTACCAACAGGCTGGATATTGGCGCCACGTTTGAAGGTAAGAAACATAAGAAATTCCATTCCAGCTGGACTTTCAGCATCTACAATTTGTACGGAAGCCGCGAACCATATTCGATCACGTTCAGGGATAGCAAGACCGTTCCTAACACCACAGAGGCCGTGGAAACCAGTATTTTCGCGACACCTATACCATCAGTAACCTGGAACTTTAAATTTTAG
- a CDS encoding LytR/AlgR family response regulator transcription factor produces the protein MKGIIVDDEPLAREAIQLLTAKVPNLEITATFSSALAASKHINETSVDLIFLDIEMPGMNGIEFAKTIPEKTLVIFTTAYPEYALDGFELDAIDYLIKPVKEERFQKAVNKAITYHKLLEGEVSTSEIQNQGDDYFFVKSERKFIKIYFKDILFIEGLKDYVVMQTDNQRIMTAMNIKTIHDQLPQHIFVRIGKSYVINIKEIASFDNNTVMIRKYEIPIGNTYRNYFFDNFITKKVIGR, from the coding sequence ATGAAAGGAATTATTGTTGATGATGAACCGCTGGCAAGGGAGGCTATACAGCTGTTAACTGCCAAGGTGCCGAATTTGGAGATCACAGCAACATTCAGCAGCGCCCTGGCCGCTTCAAAACACATCAATGAAACATCCGTTGACCTCATCTTTCTTGATATAGAAATGCCCGGAATGAACGGGATTGAATTTGCCAAAACCATTCCGGAGAAGACCCTCGTGATATTTACCACTGCCTATCCGGAATATGCTTTGGACGGATTTGAACTGGATGCTATTGACTACCTGATAAAACCGGTTAAGGAGGAGCGGTTTCAAAAAGCGGTCAACAAAGCCATTACCTACCACAAACTATTGGAGGGTGAGGTTTCCACCAGTGAAATACAAAATCAGGGAGATGACTATTTCTTCGTTAAATCGGAAAGAAAATTTATTAAAATATATTTTAAGGATATTCTTTTTATCGAAGGATTGAAAGACTATGTGGTGATGCAGACAGATAACCAGCGGATTATGACGGCAATGAATATTAAAACGATCCACGACCAGTTGCCTCAGCATATTTTTGTGAGGATCGGCAAGTCATATGTGATCAACATAAAAGAGATTGCCTCTTTTGACAATAACACTGTAATGATCAGAAAATACGAAATTCCGATAGGCAATACGTACAGGAATTATTTTTTTGATAATTTCATAACAAAGAAAGTTATTGGCAGGTAA
- a CDS encoding DUF4249 domain-containing protein codes for MKHIKLYTLIVGLLLFASSCTKVIDLKLGNDSGKLVIEGNITNGSGPQIVKLSTNVPFTNTNTYPAVSGATVTVSDQSGNSYQFTEGPSGTYTNSQLTGVPGNTYTMTVLTKGVTYTAVSTMPQVVNLDSLVSKNQAVTSGSKPKKEISVYYHDPADVVNQYRFVEYVNGVQVKDVFVTNDQFNNGLATNMVLRENNDNDIDIYAGDNVTVEMQCIDHPVYLYWLTLAQQESNGPGGSVTPSDPPTNITPVSLGYFSAHTTQTKTIVAK; via the coding sequence ATGAAACACATTAAACTTTATACATTGATAGTCGGCCTTCTGCTGTTTGCGTCATCCTGCACAAAGGTGATCGACCTGAAACTTGGAAATGATAGCGGAAAACTCGTTATTGAAGGTAATATAACTAATGGCAGCGGGCCGCAGATAGTCAAGTTAAGCACTAACGTGCCGTTCACGAATACCAATACCTATCCGGCTGTGTCCGGAGCAACGGTGACCGTTAGCGACCAATCCGGCAATAGCTACCAGTTTACAGAAGGGCCATCCGGTACCTATACCAATAGCCAGCTTACAGGTGTTCCTGGTAATACCTATACCATGACTGTGCTTACAAAGGGTGTTACTTACACGGCTGTTTCTACCATGCCCCAGGTTGTCAACTTAGATTCACTCGTTTCTAAAAATCAAGCTGTTACTAGCGGCAGCAAGCCTAAAAAGGAAATTTCTGTTTATTATCATGACCCTGCCGATGTGGTTAATCAATACCGCTTTGTTGAATATGTAAACGGGGTACAAGTGAAAGATGTGTTTGTAACTAACGACCAATTTAACAACGGACTTGCCACTAACATGGTTCTTCGGGAGAATAACGATAATGACATCGATATATACGCGGGAGATAATGTGACCGTAGAAATGCAATGCATCGATCATCCTGTTTATCTTTACTGGCTTACGTTAGCACAGCAGGAAAGCAACGGACCGGGTGGCAGTGTAACGCCGTCGGACCCGCCGACAAATATTACGCCTGTTTCCCTTGGATATTTCAGCGCCCATACCACTCAAACTAAAACTATTGTTGCCAAATAA
- a CDS encoding sterol desaturase family protein, translated as MEFLKIIYNEITGFFGFGSLIDILKSGNYNELLTYHGITSVLGPLIPFLLVIEIIRAAFYKRFKVIDYKISFFTYVLNAFVGRLISIAMIAVCIGLFEKHAILKTTFTWYWFIYGYIVWEFAHFIYHFLAHKVRIFWCLHSTHHAPASMNLSVTYAHFFLEAPYADIVRTSICILLGVNPAMLFVIMFIDGTWGAFIHVGENLINDARFGFINNIILTPSHHRVHHAKNPNYMDTNFCNLLNIWDRVFGTYQPEDRNVPIEYGITRPMKKDSFLDAYFGEIVALAKDVAKAPGIKNKVLYIFMPPGWSHTGDHKMSSIVRKEFLAAKEKELA; from the coding sequence ATGGAATTCCTAAAAATTATTTACAATGAAATTACAGGCTTTTTTGGCTTTGGTAGCCTGATAGATATTTTAAAATCAGGCAACTATAATGAACTGTTAACCTATCATGGCATTACTTCCGTTTTAGGTCCGCTCATTCCATTTTTGCTGGTCATTGAAATTATAAGGGCGGCTTTTTACAAGCGTTTTAAAGTAATTGACTATAAAATTTCTTTTTTTACTTATGTGTTAAACGCGTTTGTGGGCCGGTTGATCTCTATTGCCATGATAGCAGTTTGCATTGGTCTTTTTGAAAAGCATGCCATCTTAAAAACTACATTTACCTGGTATTGGTTCATCTATGGTTATATTGTTTGGGAGTTTGCACATTTTATTTACCATTTTTTAGCGCATAAAGTGCGGATCTTTTGGTGCCTGCATTCCACGCATCATGCACCCGCCAGCATGAATTTATCAGTTACCTATGCGCATTTCTTTTTAGAAGCTCCTTATGCCGATATTGTACGGACCTCTATTTGTATTTTGCTGGGTGTAAACCCTGCCATGCTGTTTGTAATTATGTTTATTGATGGCACCTGGGGGGCATTTATACATGTTGGTGAAAACCTGATAAACGATGCCCGTTTTGGGTTTATAAATAATATCATCCTAACGCCATCGCACCACCGGGTACATCATGCTAAAAATCCCAATTATATGGATACCAATTTTTGTAATCTGTTAAATATATGGGACAGGGTTTTCGGTACTTATCAACCCGAAGACCGTAATGTGCCTATTGAATATGGCATTACAAGGCCAATGAAGAAGGATAGTTTTTTAGATGCCTATTTTGGCGAGATAGTGGCTTTGGCAAAAGATGTGGCAAAAGCTCCCGGCATTAAAAACAAGGTGCTTTATATTTTTATGCCGCCTGGCTGGAGCCATACAGGTGATCACAAAATGTCGTCTATAGTACGGAAAGAGTTTTTAGCAGCAAAGGAAAAAGAACTGGCTTGA
- a CDS encoding aminotransferase-like domain-containing protein, protein MRNDFLYSEISNKIAKLIRNEVLKPGDRLPSVRKLCQEHSISMNTAKRVFLELEGQSLIESKPQSGYFVSRLSYQRLPLPEVSNPSAVSNNKEPDELIRKVYANMGKNDLTLFSIGVPSNELLPLAKLNKEMMHATRELRDSGTGYEQLQGNEKLRRMIAARSLSWGGSLHENDLVTTAGGMNALSFCMMALGKPGDTIAMESPCYPGILQLAASLGLKVLELPTHPTTGIEMEALRKAIPKINLCLLVPNFNTPLGSCMPDEHKKEVVELLSRHNIPLIEDDIYGDLYFGTQRPKCCKSFDKDGTVLWCSSVSKTLAPGYRVGWVAPGKYKDQILKLKLVHAISSSTITQEAVASFLKSGRYENHLRRLRQTLQSNYQHYIQAIAEYFPEGTKTTRPQGGLALWVEFDKKINTSELFDSAMKQQISIAPGRMFTLQNQFENCMRLSIGVPWSEEIRQKLKLLGLLASSML, encoded by the coding sequence ATGAGGAACGATTTTTTGTACAGCGAGATATCAAACAAAATTGCCAAACTGATCAGAAATGAAGTTTTAAAACCAGGCGACCGCCTGCCTTCAGTCCGAAAGTTGTGCCAGGAACACAGCATTAGCATGAACACTGCCAAAAGGGTGTTCCTGGAACTGGAGGGGCAGTCACTTATCGAATCAAAACCACAGTCAGGCTACTTTGTAAGCCGGTTATCTTATCAAAGACTCCCACTTCCGGAAGTAAGCAATCCTTCAGCGGTCAGCAACAATAAAGAACCTGATGAATTGATCAGGAAAGTTTACGCTAACATGGGCAAAAATGACCTTACGCTTTTTTCCATTGGGGTGCCATCCAATGAATTATTGCCTTTGGCAAAACTGAATAAGGAAATGATGCATGCAACCCGTGAACTAAGGGACAGCGGCACAGGATATGAACAGTTGCAGGGCAATGAAAAATTGCGGAGAATGATTGCTGCCCGCTCTTTATCCTGGGGAGGAAGCCTTCACGAAAATGACCTGGTAACTACCGCCGGTGGAATGAATGCTTTATCCTTTTGCATGATGGCTTTGGGAAAGCCCGGTGATACCATTGCCATGGAAAGCCCGTGTTATCCGGGCATCTTACAACTGGCAGCAAGTTTGGGGCTAAAAGTATTGGAGTTGCCTACGCATCCAACCACCGGTATTGAAATGGAAGCCTTAAGGAAAGCAATCCCAAAAATCAACCTTTGCCTGCTGGTTCCAAACTTCAATACACCTTTGGGCAGTTGTATGCCCGATGAACATAAAAAAGAAGTTGTGGAACTTTTGTCAAGGCATAATATCCCGCTGATAGAGGACGATATATATGGCGATCTCTATTTTGGAACTCAACGCCCAAAATGTTGCAAGTCATTTGATAAAGATGGAACAGTATTATGGTGCAGCTCCGTTTCCAAAACCCTGGCGCCGGGCTATCGTGTGGGTTGGGTAGCACCTGGCAAGTACAAGGACCAAATCCTGAAACTAAAACTGGTTCATGCCATATCATCTTCAACTATTACGCAGGAAGCCGTAGCCAGCTTCCTGAAAAGCGGCCGCTATGAAAATCATCTTCGCAGGCTGCGCCAAACTTTGCAAAGCAATTATCAGCATTATATACAAGCTATAGCCGAATATTTTCCGGAAGGTACTAAAACAACCCGACCACAAGGCGGGCTTGCCTTATGGGTGGAGTTCGATAAAAAAATCAATACCTCGGAGCTATTTGACAGCGCCATGAAACAGCAAATAAGTATTGCGCCGGGAAGGATGTTTACCCTACAGAATCAATTTGAAAACTGCATGAGGCTTTCTATCGGCGTACCCTGGTCTGAAGAAATACGGCAGAAATTAAAACTACTTGGCCTGTTAGCTTCGTCCATGCTATAA
- a CDS encoding GNAT family N-acetyltransferase — protein MSEVIIKTGKKHMDVKEIHRFLSEDSYWAKGIPYELVDHSLTHSFCIGAFVNGEQVGFGRVITDYYTFGWFADIYVLPEYRGQGISKKMLAHILEQPWSKRLRRKMLNTKDAHGLYRQFQFTDLANPSYLLEVYNPNAHLQYKEE, from the coding sequence ATGTCAGAAGTAATCATTAAAACAGGAAAAAAGCATATGGATGTCAAGGAAATACACCGTTTTCTGAGCGAAGACTCCTATTGGGCAAAAGGCATCCCGTATGAACTGGTAGACCATTCATTGACGCACTCATTTTGTATAGGTGCATTTGTAAATGGCGAACAGGTTGGCTTTGGAAGAGTCATCACCGATTATTACACCTTTGGCTGGTTCGCTGATATCTATGTATTACCGGAGTACAGAGGACAGGGTATTTCAAAAAAAATGTTGGCTCATATATTGGAGCAGCCATGGTCAAAACGTTTGAGAAGGAAAATGCTGAATACGAAAGATGCCCATGGTTTGTATCGTCAATTTCAGTTTACTGATCTTGCAAATCCTTCCTATTTATTGGAAGTATATAACCCTAATGCTCATTTACAATATAAAGAAGAATAG
- the arr gene encoding NAD(+)--rifampin ADP-ribosyltransferase — METNKSENKWNETVHRPFAQTFFHGTKADLKIGDFIKIGINSNYGQKNKAKYIYLTATLDAAIWGAELALGEGRERIYLVEPSGTIEDDPNLTDKKFPGNPTKSYRSKDPFKVVGEITIWQGHSPEQVKAMKGGLTKLKEQGIEAIED, encoded by the coding sequence ATGGAAACAAACAAAAGTGAGAACAAATGGAATGAAACAGTTCATCGCCCTTTTGCTCAAACGTTCTTCCATGGAACAAAGGCTGACCTGAAGATAGGCGACTTTATCAAAATTGGCATCAACTCAAACTATGGGCAAAAAAATAAGGCGAAATATATTTATCTCACTGCTACGCTTGATGCTGCTATCTGGGGTGCTGAACTTGCTTTAGGCGAAGGGCGTGAAAGAATATATTTAGTAGAGCCAAGTGGTACAATTGAGGATGACCCCAATTTAACAGACAAAAAATTCCCGGGTAATCCAACAAAGTCTTACCGCTCAAAAGATCCGTTTAAGGTTGTTGGCGAGATTACTATTTGGCAAGGACACTCACCAGAACAAGTTAAAGCAATGAAAGGCGGATTAACAAAACTTAAAGAACAAGGTATTGAGGCAATAGAGGACTAA
- a CDS encoding sensor histidine kinase, protein MYCLVPRLLFKDNYLGYFLWNIVLFILVQSIGFYARYFVITYFKQNIHPKDEPNWVAFYFVFIVLIGASAAVKLFQRWIVDSQRINELETATIQSELENLKKQINPHFLFNTLNNANVLTKKDPEKASQVLMKLSDLLRYQLYDSVRTKIFLTADIHFLEDFLNLEKIRRDNFEFTITQDGALRGLEIPPLLFITFVENAVKHNIDAEERSFVYVFFAVVEEDLNFHCINSKPRITVKRDGSGGLGLANVKRRLELIYPGRHDLRITDNEETFNVHLIIKL, encoded by the coding sequence ATGTATTGCTTAGTTCCGAGATTACTTTTTAAGGATAATTACCTGGGCTATTTTCTGTGGAATATCGTTTTGTTTATCCTGGTTCAGTCAATAGGATTTTATGCAAGGTATTTTGTTATCACTTACTTCAAACAAAACATTCACCCAAAGGACGAGCCGAATTGGGTTGCATTTTATTTTGTATTTATTGTGCTGATTGGTGCTTCCGCAGCAGTAAAGCTTTTCCAGCGCTGGATCGTGGATTCTCAACGGATCAATGAATTGGAAACGGCTACCATACAGTCAGAGCTTGAAAATTTGAAAAAGCAGATCAATCCTCATTTTCTTTTCAACACCTTAAATAATGCAAATGTCCTGACCAAAAAAGACCCGGAAAAAGCCTCGCAGGTATTAATGAAATTAAGTGATCTTTTGCGTTACCAGTTATATGATAGCGTGCGGACAAAGATATTCCTGACCGCTGACATTCACTTTTTAGAGGATTTCTTAAACCTGGAAAAGATCAGGCGTGATAATTTCGAGTTCACCATTACACAAGACGGAGCTCTGCGCGGACTGGAAATCCCCCCGTTATTATTTATAACATTTGTAGAAAATGCGGTGAAACACAATATTGACGCTGAAGAACGTTCTTTCGTATATGTATTTTTTGCTGTCGTAGAAGAGGACCTTAATTTCCATTGCATTAACTCTAAACCCAGAATAACAGTTAAGCGTGACGGAAGCGGTGGCTTGGGTTTAGCAAATGTAAAGCGCAGATTGGAACTTATTTATCCGGGCAGGCATGATTTAAGGATAACTGATAATGAGGAAACCTTTAATGTGCATTTAATTATAAAATTATGA